The following proteins come from a genomic window of Miscanthus floridulus cultivar M001 chromosome 2, ASM1932011v1, whole genome shotgun sequence:
- the LOC136536386 gene encoding putative cyclin-dependent kinase F-2 encodes MSQRPHGQAPPSEMGDPNYAALLFQQQADGSTRWIGAASGGWEQQFGWEQQADGRSQLQQDSPVLPWLENTAQGGQRRRVLPPNSAAATASNPFLDVCSGVMCFITLIDCPDFVETAIGPSHPVHHVSVSGMRIKDLYISDSQKISRNAVLPADLNPAEMLPPTREQAAGSATSSPGSATTATGASRPGVAAAAGATTYNKRSRVDAFGSTDDYEEMCCLGKGAFGAVAKARHRVTGETVAIKRITEPDGGGPEELLREARLHEACGGHPFIVDVHGLVRDPATTELRLVMECIGGPSIEKFLRAQRRRGGLPLPEATVRTIMWQLLTGAEKMHEERIIHRDIKPDNILISDDGKAVKICDFGLAMSMSEASTYEPDGTLWYMAPEVLLEKPDCDALVDTWSLGCVMAELINGQVLFEDGRDEEGQARSIFDVLGYPDDSTWPWFSSTPFATELLPILDDVHHDNHLRKMFPEAVLSQQGFEVLNGLLTCNPDKRLTATAALKHPWFAKVDAMELLRNEEVESALPKKQLLVAPLLQRCV; translated from the exons ATGTCGCAGCGTCCTCATGGACAGGCTCCGCCGTCTGAGATGGGAGATCCCAACTACGCTGCCCTTTTATTCCAACAACAGGCGGATGGGAGTACCAGGTGGATTGGAGCAGCATCAGGCGGATGGGAGCAGCAGTTTGGATGGGAGCAGCAGGCGGATGGGAGATCCCAACTGCAGCAGGACTCCCCGGTGCTGCCATGGTTGGAGAATACGGCACAAGGAGGCCAGCGACGACGAGTCCTTCCACCCAACAGTGCTGCTGCTACTGCATCGAATCCATTCCTCGACGTGTGCTCCG GTGTTATGTGTTTTATTACTCTGATTGATTGTCCTGATTTCGTCGAGACCGCCATCGGCCCATCGCACCCTGTTCACCATGTTTCAGTTTCAGGAATGCGTATCAAAGATCTATATATTTCTGATTCTCAAAAG ATCAGTCGGAACGCCGTCCTCCCAGCTGACCTCAATCCCGCCGAGATGTTGCCACCGACTAGGGAGCAGGCAGCGGGATCTGCCACTTCTTCACCCGGCAGCGCTACGACGGCGACGGGAGCGAGTCGTCcgggcgtcgccgccgccgcaggggCGACGACCTACAACAAGAGGAGCCGCGTCGACGCCTTCGGCAGCACCGACGACTACGAGGAGATGTGCTGCCTCGGCAAGGGCGCCTTCGGCGCCGTCGCCAAGGCGCGGCACCGTGTCACCGGCGAAACCGTCGCCATCAAGCGCATCACCGAGCCCGACGGCGGCGGTCCCGAGGAGCTGCTGCGGGAGGCGCGCCTCCACGAGGCGTGCGGGGGCCACCCGTTCATCGTCGACGTCCACGGCCTCGTGCGCGATCCGGCCACCACGGAGCTCCGCCTCGTCATGGAGTGCATCGGTGGGCCAAGCATCGAGAAGTTCCTCCGTGCTCAGCGCCGCCGCGGCGGCCTGCCGCTCCCGGAGGCCACGGTGCGCACCATCATGTGGCAGCTGCTGACGGGCGCCGAGAAGATGCACGAGGAACGCATCATCCACCGCGACATCAAGCCCGACAACATCCTCATCAGCGACGATGGCAAGGCCGTCAAGATCTGTGACTTTGGGCTCGCCATGTCCATGTCCGAGGCGTCAACGTACGAGCCGGACGGCACGCTGTGGTACATGGCGCCCGAGGTGCTGCTGGAGAAGCCCGACTGCGACGCGCTCGTCGATACCTGGTCGCTGGGATGTGTCATGGCTGAGCTCATCAATGGCCAGGTGCTATTCGAGGATGGCCGCGACGAGGAAGGACAGGCCCGCTCGATCTTCGACGTGCTCGGCTACCCAGACGACAGTACTTGGCCGTGGTTCTCGTCCACGCCGTTCGCCACCGAACTGCTGCCGATACTAGACGACGTGCATCATGACAACCACTTACGCAAGATGTTCCCTGAGGCAGTGCTGTCCCAGCAAGGATTCGAGGTCCTTAATGGCCTCCTGACGTGCAACCCCGACAAGCGGCTCACGGCGACCGCCGCGCTCAAACACCCATGGTTTGCCAAGGTTGACGCGATGGAGCTGCTCAGGAACGAAGAGGTGGAATCGGCGTTGCCCAAGAAGCAGCTGCTCGTCGCTCCACTGCTCCAGCGGTGTGTGTAA